Proteins encoded by one window of Cydia fagiglandana chromosome Z, ilCydFagi1.1, whole genome shotgun sequence:
- the LOC134679061 gene encoding potassium voltage-gated channel unc-103-like isoform X1, which produces MEERGPPDMPLIVTPPGAGAGAALTTSRRTASARGSRDDQLPSAWRSSVRVRDTGFRGSRKSVVRLEPPCNGLNGLPTIGKEVLSLGTAAGHKGTTQPSPPCTILHHSPYKAAWDWLILILVIYTAIFTPYVAAFQLNEPDFDKRSRSFGEDPIVIIDMIVDVTFIIDILINFRTTYVNVADEVESDPAKIAMHYLRGWFLIDLVAAIPFDLLLFGTDTDETTTLIGLLKTARLLRLVRVARKIDRYSEYGTAVLLLLMATFVLIAHWLACLWYAIGSWERPQLHAPIGWLDALANDVQATYDNSTGPSMRSRYITALYFTCTSLTSVGFGNVAPNTDMEKGFTIFVMLVGSLMYASIFGNVSAIIQRLYSGTARYHTQILRVREFIRFHQIANPLRQRLEEYFQHAWSYTNGIDTSSLLKGFPECLQADICLHLNRNLLANCSAFDGASPGCLRALSLRFKTTHAPPGETLVHRGDVLTSLYFISRGSIEILKDDIVMAILGKDDIFGENPCVYPTVGRSNCRVRALTYCDLHRVHRDDLLDVLDFYPEFRASFVTNLDISYIMRDEELGGIEPRRRMRYENPCDARLLREAYARTTRRPHTETFAEKVDSQCSDDDTESPPSRGILEFSAEKAGQDVTPLNFNFSKQRSTTLNSITGMLAQLKRSFPDLYHHKTHQPLHNKYSQSTPQTYRSRAGVRRQSSVGPLNDTSPLTGGAGAGTGAGEAAVSTPAHSATLPVSSLSTNPSSYYTNASPSPPAVPAPPAPVHISCDDILTPAAPPPTAPTPSSRSAPHSALNLHQAGRPTALIFTAERQNASLQDSISPQYQNVGTAATAASVATVLTRLDELSRRVATLESGLTADVRRILHLLQTRDQAPHQNSQPVHTPSQPIQKTSLSVPHDNQWDWNWNGDREKGSLRCGRGERGGRTERERTPVVQRSASEPHAPVPPVLPPPPHSHSFYR; this is translated from the exons ATGGAAGAGCGCGGGCCCCCCGACATGCCGCTGATCGTGACGCCGCCGGGcgcgggcgccggcgccgcgctcACCACCTCGCGGCGCACCGCATCCGCGCGCGGCTCTCGCGACGACCAGCTGCCCTCCGCTTGGCGCTCCTCAGTCCGTGTGCGCGACACCGGTTTCCGCGGCTCGCGCAAGAGCGTCGTACGCCTCGAACCACCCTGTAATGGTCTCAACGGGCTACCCACTATCGGCAAGGAG GTACTGTCACTGGGTACGGCGGCCGGCCACAAGGGGACTACTCAGCCTTCTCCCCCCTGTACTATCCTTCACCATTCTCCTTATAAG GCCGCTTGGGATTGGTTGATCCTAATATTGGTCATCTACACTGCAATATTTACTCCATACGTGGCCGCGTTTCAACTTAATGAGCCTGACTTCGATAAACGCTCGCGAAGCTTTGGCGAGGATCCTATTGTCATTATTGATATGATTG TGGACGTGACCTTCATAATCGACATTTTGATAAATTTTCGCACTACGTATGTGAACGTGGCCGACGAAGTGGAGTCTGACCCGGCCAAGATCGCCATGCACTACCTGCGCGGCTGGTTTCTCATCGACCTGGTGGCTGCCATCCCCTTCGACCTGCTGCTCTTTGGCACGGACACCGACGAA ACGACGACGCTCATCGGTCTGCTGAAGACAGCGCGCCTGCTTCGGCTAGTGAGGGTGGCGCGCAAAATTGACCGGTACTCCGAATATGGCACTGCCGTCCTTCTCCTGCTTATGGCCACTTTTGTGCTCATTGCGCACTGGCTAGCATGTTTGTG GTATGCTATAGGCAGCTGGGAGCGTCCTCAGCTTCACGCTCCTATTGGCTGGCTGGATGCTCTCGCTAACGATGTCCAAGCGACTTACGACAATTCTACTGGCCCCTCTATGAG ATCTCGATACATCACCGCTCTGTACTTCACTTGTACATCTTTGACGAGTGTCGGTTTTGGGAACGTCGCTCCAAACACCGACATGGAAAAGGGCTTCACAATATTCGTGATGCTGGTTGGAT CTCTCATGTACGCCAGCATATTTGGAAACGTATCGGCGATTATACAGCGACTGTATTCAGGGACTGCTAGATACCATACACAGATATTAAGAGTGAGAGAATTCATTCGATTTCATCAG ATTGCGAATCCACTGCGACAGAGGTTAGAAGAGTATTTCCAACACGCATGGAGCTACACGAATGGCATCGATACCTCGAGCCTGTTAAAAGGATTCCCGGAGTGCCTTCAAGCAGACATATGCTTGCACCTTAATCGCAATCTACTCGCCAATTGTTCCGCTTTTGACGGTGCTAGCCCCGGTTGTCTAAG AGCACTGTCCCTGAGGTTTAAAACTACGCACGCACCACCGGGCGAAACATTAGTTCATCGGGGTGACGTCCTCACCtctctttatttcatttcaagAGGATCTATAGAAATTTTAAAAGATGACATCGTTATGGCTATTTTAG GCAAGGACGATATCTTCGGTGAGAACCCATGCGTGTACCCGACCGTCGGGCGCAGCAACTGCCGCGTGCGCGCGCTCACCTACTGCGACCTGCACCGGGTGCACCGCGACGACCTGCTCGACGTGCTCGACTTCTACCCGGAGTTCCGCGCTTCCTTCGTCACCAATCTCGATATATCCTACATCATGCGTGAC GAGGAGCTGGGTGGCATCGAGCCTCGACGGCGCATGCGCTACGAGAACCCGTGCGATGCGCGTCTGCTGCGCGAGGCATACGCGCGCACCACTCGGCGCCCGCACACAGAGACTTTCGCCGAAAAGGTG GACTCGCAGTGCAGTGACGACGACACGGAGTCCCCGCCGAGCCGGGGCATCCTGGAGTTCTCGGCGGAGAAGGCGGGCCAGGACGTCACCCCGctcaacttcaacttctccaagCAGCGCTCCACCACGCTCAACTCCATCACGG GCATGCTAGCGCAACTTAAACGGAGCTTCCCAGACCTGTACCACCATAAAACACATCAGCCGCTGCACAACAAGTACT CCCAATCTACGCCGCAAACTTATAGAAGTAGAGCAGGTGTCAGGCGGCAATCGTCAGTGGGGCCACTGAACGACACCTCGCCGCTGACTGGCGGGGCGGGAGCGGGGACGGGCGCGGGGGAGGCGGCGGTGAGCACGCCCGCGCATAGCGCCACGCTGCCCGTCTCCAGCCTCAGCACCAACCCCAGCTCCTACTACACGAATGCGTCTCCCAGCCCGCCTGCCGTGCCCGCGCCGCCTGCGCCCGTCCACATCTCCTGCGACGACATCCTCACGCCGGCGGCGCCACCGCCCACTGCACCCACGCCCTCTTCTAGATCTGCGCCTCATTCCGCCCTTAACCTGCATCAAGCCGGGCGTCCTACAGCGCTCATCTTCACAGCCGAACGCCAAAACGCCTCTTTACAG GATAGTATTTCACCTCAATATCAGAACGTGGGGACCGCGGCCACGGCCGCGTCGGTAGCGACGGTTCTGACGAGACTAGATGAGCTGAGCCGTCGAGTGGCCACACTGGAAAGCGGTCTTACCGCTGACGTGCGTCGGATTCTGCACCTTTTGCAGACACGAGACCAGGCGCCGCATCAGAACTCTCAACCGGTGCACACTCCATCGCAACCGATTCAAAAGACCTCATTGTCCGTGCCACATGAT AATCAATGGGATTGGAATTGGAACGGTGACCGCGAGAAGGGTAGCTTACGGTGCGGTCGCGGTGAGCGCGGCGGGCGAACAGAACGCGAGCGCACGCCggtagtgcagcggtcggcgtCTGAGCCGCATGCGCCCGTGCCGCCGGTGCTGCCGCCACCCCCGCACTCGCACTCCTTCTATAGGTAG
- the LOC134679061 gene encoding potassium voltage-gated channel unc-103-like isoform X3, with the protein MLGVMTTMVLSLGTAAGHKGTTQPSPPCTILHHSPYKAAWDWLILILVIYTAIFTPYVAAFQLNEPDFDKRSRSFGEDPIVIIDMIVDVTFIIDILINFRTTYVNVADEVESDPAKIAMHYLRGWFLIDLVAAIPFDLLLFGTDTDETTTLIGLLKTARLLRLVRVARKIDRYSEYGTAVLLLLMATFVLIAHWLACLWYAIGSWERPQLHAPIGWLDALANDVQATYDNSTGPSMRSRYITALYFTCTSLTSVGFGNVAPNTDMEKGFTIFVMLVGSLMYASIFGNVSAIIQRLYSGTARYHTQILRVREFIRFHQIANPLRQRLEEYFQHAWSYTNGIDTSSLLKGFPECLQADICLHLNRNLLANCSAFDGASPGCLRALSLRFKTTHAPPGETLVHRGDVLTSLYFISRGSIEILKDDIVMAILGKDDIFGENPCVYPTVGRSNCRVRALTYCDLHRVHRDDLLDVLDFYPEFRASFVTNLDISYIMRDEELGGIEPRRRMRYENPCDARLLREAYARTTRRPHTETFAEKVDSQCSDDDTESPPSRGILEFSAEKAGQDVTPLNFNFSKQRSTTLNSITGMLAQLKRSFPDLYHHKTHQPLHNKYSQSTPQTYRSRAGVRRQSSVGPLNDTSPLTGGAGAGTGAGEAAVSTPAHSATLPVSSLSTNPSSYYTNASPSPPAVPAPPAPVHISCDDILTPAAPPPTAPTPSSRSAPHSALNLHQAGRPTALIFTAERQNASLQDSISPQYQNVGTAATAASVATVLTRLDELSRRVATLESGLTADVRRILHLLQTRDQAPHQNSQPVHTPSQPIQKTSLSVPHDNQWDWNWNGDREKGSLRCGRGERGGRTERERTPVVQRSASEPHAPVPPVLPPPPHSHSFYR; encoded by the exons ATGCTTGGAGTTATGACTACCATG GTACTGTCACTGGGTACGGCGGCCGGCCACAAGGGGACTACTCAGCCTTCTCCCCCCTGTACTATCCTTCACCATTCTCCTTATAAG GCCGCTTGGGATTGGTTGATCCTAATATTGGTCATCTACACTGCAATATTTACTCCATACGTGGCCGCGTTTCAACTTAATGAGCCTGACTTCGATAAACGCTCGCGAAGCTTTGGCGAGGATCCTATTGTCATTATTGATATGATTG TGGACGTGACCTTCATAATCGACATTTTGATAAATTTTCGCACTACGTATGTGAACGTGGCCGACGAAGTGGAGTCTGACCCGGCCAAGATCGCCATGCACTACCTGCGCGGCTGGTTTCTCATCGACCTGGTGGCTGCCATCCCCTTCGACCTGCTGCTCTTTGGCACGGACACCGACGAA ACGACGACGCTCATCGGTCTGCTGAAGACAGCGCGCCTGCTTCGGCTAGTGAGGGTGGCGCGCAAAATTGACCGGTACTCCGAATATGGCACTGCCGTCCTTCTCCTGCTTATGGCCACTTTTGTGCTCATTGCGCACTGGCTAGCATGTTTGTG GTATGCTATAGGCAGCTGGGAGCGTCCTCAGCTTCACGCTCCTATTGGCTGGCTGGATGCTCTCGCTAACGATGTCCAAGCGACTTACGACAATTCTACTGGCCCCTCTATGAG ATCTCGATACATCACCGCTCTGTACTTCACTTGTACATCTTTGACGAGTGTCGGTTTTGGGAACGTCGCTCCAAACACCGACATGGAAAAGGGCTTCACAATATTCGTGATGCTGGTTGGAT CTCTCATGTACGCCAGCATATTTGGAAACGTATCGGCGATTATACAGCGACTGTATTCAGGGACTGCTAGATACCATACACAGATATTAAGAGTGAGAGAATTCATTCGATTTCATCAG ATTGCGAATCCACTGCGACAGAGGTTAGAAGAGTATTTCCAACACGCATGGAGCTACACGAATGGCATCGATACCTCGAGCCTGTTAAAAGGATTCCCGGAGTGCCTTCAAGCAGACATATGCTTGCACCTTAATCGCAATCTACTCGCCAATTGTTCCGCTTTTGACGGTGCTAGCCCCGGTTGTCTAAG AGCACTGTCCCTGAGGTTTAAAACTACGCACGCACCACCGGGCGAAACATTAGTTCATCGGGGTGACGTCCTCACCtctctttatttcatttcaagAGGATCTATAGAAATTTTAAAAGATGACATCGTTATGGCTATTTTAG GCAAGGACGATATCTTCGGTGAGAACCCATGCGTGTACCCGACCGTCGGGCGCAGCAACTGCCGCGTGCGCGCGCTCACCTACTGCGACCTGCACCGGGTGCACCGCGACGACCTGCTCGACGTGCTCGACTTCTACCCGGAGTTCCGCGCTTCCTTCGTCACCAATCTCGATATATCCTACATCATGCGTGAC GAGGAGCTGGGTGGCATCGAGCCTCGACGGCGCATGCGCTACGAGAACCCGTGCGATGCGCGTCTGCTGCGCGAGGCATACGCGCGCACCACTCGGCGCCCGCACACAGAGACTTTCGCCGAAAAGGTG GACTCGCAGTGCAGTGACGACGACACGGAGTCCCCGCCGAGCCGGGGCATCCTGGAGTTCTCGGCGGAGAAGGCGGGCCAGGACGTCACCCCGctcaacttcaacttctccaagCAGCGCTCCACCACGCTCAACTCCATCACGG GCATGCTAGCGCAACTTAAACGGAGCTTCCCAGACCTGTACCACCATAAAACACATCAGCCGCTGCACAACAAGTACT CCCAATCTACGCCGCAAACTTATAGAAGTAGAGCAGGTGTCAGGCGGCAATCGTCAGTGGGGCCACTGAACGACACCTCGCCGCTGACTGGCGGGGCGGGAGCGGGGACGGGCGCGGGGGAGGCGGCGGTGAGCACGCCCGCGCATAGCGCCACGCTGCCCGTCTCCAGCCTCAGCACCAACCCCAGCTCCTACTACACGAATGCGTCTCCCAGCCCGCCTGCCGTGCCCGCGCCGCCTGCGCCCGTCCACATCTCCTGCGACGACATCCTCACGCCGGCGGCGCCACCGCCCACTGCACCCACGCCCTCTTCTAGATCTGCGCCTCATTCCGCCCTTAACCTGCATCAAGCCGGGCGTCCTACAGCGCTCATCTTCACAGCCGAACGCCAAAACGCCTCTTTACAG GATAGTATTTCACCTCAATATCAGAACGTGGGGACCGCGGCCACGGCCGCGTCGGTAGCGACGGTTCTGACGAGACTAGATGAGCTGAGCCGTCGAGTGGCCACACTGGAAAGCGGTCTTACCGCTGACGTGCGTCGGATTCTGCACCTTTTGCAGACACGAGACCAGGCGCCGCATCAGAACTCTCAACCGGTGCACACTCCATCGCAACCGATTCAAAAGACCTCATTGTCCGTGCCACATGAT AATCAATGGGATTGGAATTGGAACGGTGACCGCGAGAAGGGTAGCTTACGGTGCGGTCGCGGTGAGCGCGGCGGGCGAACAGAACGCGAGCGCACGCCggtagtgcagcggtcggcgtCTGAGCCGCATGCGCCCGTGCCGCCGGTGCTGCCGCCACCCCCGCACTCGCACTCCTTCTATAGGTAG
- the LOC134679061 gene encoding potassium voltage-gated channel unc-103-like isoform X2, with amino-acid sequence MENGALKYGSNNNNNEIAEEKVVLSLGTAAGHKGTTQPSPPCTILHHSPYKAAWDWLILILVIYTAIFTPYVAAFQLNEPDFDKRSRSFGEDPIVIIDMIVDVTFIIDILINFRTTYVNVADEVESDPAKIAMHYLRGWFLIDLVAAIPFDLLLFGTDTDETTTLIGLLKTARLLRLVRVARKIDRYSEYGTAVLLLLMATFVLIAHWLACLWYAIGSWERPQLHAPIGWLDALANDVQATYDNSTGPSMRSRYITALYFTCTSLTSVGFGNVAPNTDMEKGFTIFVMLVGSLMYASIFGNVSAIIQRLYSGTARYHTQILRVREFIRFHQIANPLRQRLEEYFQHAWSYTNGIDTSSLLKGFPECLQADICLHLNRNLLANCSAFDGASPGCLRALSLRFKTTHAPPGETLVHRGDVLTSLYFISRGSIEILKDDIVMAILGKDDIFGENPCVYPTVGRSNCRVRALTYCDLHRVHRDDLLDVLDFYPEFRASFVTNLDISYIMRDEELGGIEPRRRMRYENPCDARLLREAYARTTRRPHTETFAEKVDSQCSDDDTESPPSRGILEFSAEKAGQDVTPLNFNFSKQRSTTLNSITGMLAQLKRSFPDLYHHKTHQPLHNKYSQSTPQTYRSRAGVRRQSSVGPLNDTSPLTGGAGAGTGAGEAAVSTPAHSATLPVSSLSTNPSSYYTNASPSPPAVPAPPAPVHISCDDILTPAAPPPTAPTPSSRSAPHSALNLHQAGRPTALIFTAERQNASLQDSISPQYQNVGTAATAASVATVLTRLDELSRRVATLESGLTADVRRILHLLQTRDQAPHQNSQPVHTPSQPIQKTSLSVPHDNQWDWNWNGDREKGSLRCGRGERGGRTERERTPVVQRSASEPHAPVPPVLPPPPHSHSFYR; translated from the exons ATGGAAAACGGTGCCTTAAAATATGGGAGcaacaacaacaataacgaGATCGCGGAGGAGAAGGTG GTACTGTCACTGGGTACGGCGGCCGGCCACAAGGGGACTACTCAGCCTTCTCCCCCCTGTACTATCCTTCACCATTCTCCTTATAAG GCCGCTTGGGATTGGTTGATCCTAATATTGGTCATCTACACTGCAATATTTACTCCATACGTGGCCGCGTTTCAACTTAATGAGCCTGACTTCGATAAACGCTCGCGAAGCTTTGGCGAGGATCCTATTGTCATTATTGATATGATTG TGGACGTGACCTTCATAATCGACATTTTGATAAATTTTCGCACTACGTATGTGAACGTGGCCGACGAAGTGGAGTCTGACCCGGCCAAGATCGCCATGCACTACCTGCGCGGCTGGTTTCTCATCGACCTGGTGGCTGCCATCCCCTTCGACCTGCTGCTCTTTGGCACGGACACCGACGAA ACGACGACGCTCATCGGTCTGCTGAAGACAGCGCGCCTGCTTCGGCTAGTGAGGGTGGCGCGCAAAATTGACCGGTACTCCGAATATGGCACTGCCGTCCTTCTCCTGCTTATGGCCACTTTTGTGCTCATTGCGCACTGGCTAGCATGTTTGTG GTATGCTATAGGCAGCTGGGAGCGTCCTCAGCTTCACGCTCCTATTGGCTGGCTGGATGCTCTCGCTAACGATGTCCAAGCGACTTACGACAATTCTACTGGCCCCTCTATGAG ATCTCGATACATCACCGCTCTGTACTTCACTTGTACATCTTTGACGAGTGTCGGTTTTGGGAACGTCGCTCCAAACACCGACATGGAAAAGGGCTTCACAATATTCGTGATGCTGGTTGGAT CTCTCATGTACGCCAGCATATTTGGAAACGTATCGGCGATTATACAGCGACTGTATTCAGGGACTGCTAGATACCATACACAGATATTAAGAGTGAGAGAATTCATTCGATTTCATCAG ATTGCGAATCCACTGCGACAGAGGTTAGAAGAGTATTTCCAACACGCATGGAGCTACACGAATGGCATCGATACCTCGAGCCTGTTAAAAGGATTCCCGGAGTGCCTTCAAGCAGACATATGCTTGCACCTTAATCGCAATCTACTCGCCAATTGTTCCGCTTTTGACGGTGCTAGCCCCGGTTGTCTAAG AGCACTGTCCCTGAGGTTTAAAACTACGCACGCACCACCGGGCGAAACATTAGTTCATCGGGGTGACGTCCTCACCtctctttatttcatttcaagAGGATCTATAGAAATTTTAAAAGATGACATCGTTATGGCTATTTTAG GCAAGGACGATATCTTCGGTGAGAACCCATGCGTGTACCCGACCGTCGGGCGCAGCAACTGCCGCGTGCGCGCGCTCACCTACTGCGACCTGCACCGGGTGCACCGCGACGACCTGCTCGACGTGCTCGACTTCTACCCGGAGTTCCGCGCTTCCTTCGTCACCAATCTCGATATATCCTACATCATGCGTGAC GAGGAGCTGGGTGGCATCGAGCCTCGACGGCGCATGCGCTACGAGAACCCGTGCGATGCGCGTCTGCTGCGCGAGGCATACGCGCGCACCACTCGGCGCCCGCACACAGAGACTTTCGCCGAAAAGGTG GACTCGCAGTGCAGTGACGACGACACGGAGTCCCCGCCGAGCCGGGGCATCCTGGAGTTCTCGGCGGAGAAGGCGGGCCAGGACGTCACCCCGctcaacttcaacttctccaagCAGCGCTCCACCACGCTCAACTCCATCACGG GCATGCTAGCGCAACTTAAACGGAGCTTCCCAGACCTGTACCACCATAAAACACATCAGCCGCTGCACAACAAGTACT CCCAATCTACGCCGCAAACTTATAGAAGTAGAGCAGGTGTCAGGCGGCAATCGTCAGTGGGGCCACTGAACGACACCTCGCCGCTGACTGGCGGGGCGGGAGCGGGGACGGGCGCGGGGGAGGCGGCGGTGAGCACGCCCGCGCATAGCGCCACGCTGCCCGTCTCCAGCCTCAGCACCAACCCCAGCTCCTACTACACGAATGCGTCTCCCAGCCCGCCTGCCGTGCCCGCGCCGCCTGCGCCCGTCCACATCTCCTGCGACGACATCCTCACGCCGGCGGCGCCACCGCCCACTGCACCCACGCCCTCTTCTAGATCTGCGCCTCATTCCGCCCTTAACCTGCATCAAGCCGGGCGTCCTACAGCGCTCATCTTCACAGCCGAACGCCAAAACGCCTCTTTACAG GATAGTATTTCACCTCAATATCAGAACGTGGGGACCGCGGCCACGGCCGCGTCGGTAGCGACGGTTCTGACGAGACTAGATGAGCTGAGCCGTCGAGTGGCCACACTGGAAAGCGGTCTTACCGCTGACGTGCGTCGGATTCTGCACCTTTTGCAGACACGAGACCAGGCGCCGCATCAGAACTCTCAACCGGTGCACACTCCATCGCAACCGATTCAAAAGACCTCATTGTCCGTGCCACATGAT AATCAATGGGATTGGAATTGGAACGGTGACCGCGAGAAGGGTAGCTTACGGTGCGGTCGCGGTGAGCGCGGCGGGCGAACAGAACGCGAGCGCACGCCggtagtgcagcggtcggcgtCTGAGCCGCATGCGCCCGTGCCGCCGGTGCTGCCGCCACCCCCGCACTCGCACTCCTTCTATAGGTAG